The following DNA comes from Candidatus Neomarinimicrobiota bacterium.
GTAGATGGGAAAAACATATCAGGGGTAATTGTTGCTACTATAATTAATTCTATTTCTTCAGGATTAATTTTGAAGTTTTTTTTCATGTTCTCAAAAGCATAAGCAATCATATCACTTGTTGCTTTGTCATCTTCTAGAATATGCCTTTTTTCAATACCTGTTCTAGTTTTTATCCATTCGTCAGATGTATCAACCATTTTTTCAAGTTCGGCGTTTGTAAGTATTTTTTCAGGTATAAATTTTCCTAATGCAGTTATTTTTGCCCTCCGCTTATTCATCTGATTCCATCCCCGTTAGTTGGTTTTATAAAGTTTTAATAATAAACTTACCCTTTATTTAGTTTTATTTCTCTTTGACGGTTAAAATAGGTTTTCCATTATAGTATCCACAGTTTGGACAGACTCTGTGTGGTAGCTTTGGTTCCTTACAGTTTGGACAAGCCACTGTTGTAACAGGTTCAGCTTTCCAATGGGTTCTTCTTTTATCTCTTCTTGATTTTGATGTTTTTCTTTTTGGTTGTGCCAATTTTACCTCCTTACTGTTTGGA
Coding sequences within:
- the rpmF gene encoding 50S ribosomal protein L32, coding for MAQPKRKTSKSRRDKRRTHWKAEPVTTVACPNCKEPKLPHRVCPNCGYYNGKPILTVKEK